GCCGAGCTTGCCCGCAGGGAACCAGGCGTCAAGCACCTGGTCATCGGTCGTAACGGTGGCAAGTCCGAGGCCCCAGGCCGGCAAACTCTGCATGACGAAAAGGTACCGTGCCTGACATGGCGAACCCGCTGACCCCCGACGTCATGTCCGACCCGGTCGCGCTCACCCGCGCGCTGGTCGACATCGAGTCCGTCTCCCTCCACGAGAAGGAGATCGCCGACTGCGTGGAGGAGGTACTGCGGGCGGCGCCCCACCTGTCGGTGCAGCGCTACGGCAACACGGTGATGGCCCGCACCGACCTCGGCCGGTCGCAGCGCGTCGTGCTCGCCGGCCACCTCGACACCGTCCCGCTCAACGACAACTTCCCGGCGTCCATCCAGGGTGACCTCATCTACGGCTGCGGTACCGCGGACATGAAGTCGGGCGTCGCGTTCGCGCTGCACCTGGCGGTGAGCGTGCCCGAGCCGCGCTTCGACGTGACGTACTTCTTCTACGAGGCCGAGGAGGTCGACTCCCAGTACAACGGCCTCACCCTTGTCGCCGCCGCCCACCCGGAGTGGCTCACCGCCGACTTCGCGGTGCTGCTCGAGCCGACGTACGGCGTGGTGGAGGCGGGCTGCCAGGGCACGCTGCGGGCGATCGTCCGCACGGCCGGCCGGCGGGCGCACTCGGCCCGCTCGTGGCGGGGGATCAACGCGATCCACGCGGCGGGCGAGGTGCTGCGGCGGCTGGAGGCGTACGAGCCGCGGACCGTCCCGATCGACGGCTGCACGTACCGGGAGGGACTCAACGCGGTGCGTATCCGTGGCGGCGTCGCCGGCAACGTCGTGCCCGACCTGTGCGAGATCGAGGTCAACTACCGGTTTGCGCCGGACCGGAGCGAAGCCGAAGCGCTGGCGCACGTGCGCGAGGTCTTCGACGGCTTCGAGCTGGAGGTGGTGGACTCGTCGGGCGGCGCCCTGCCCGGTCTCTCCGCGCCCGCCGCGCGGGAGTTTCTCGCCGCTGTCGGCGAGGCGCCGGTGGCGAAGCTGGGCTGGACGGACGTCGCGCGGTTTGCCGCCCTCGGGATACCGGCGCTGAACTTCGGCCCCGGCGACCCCAACCTGGCGCACGCCCCGGACGAGCACGTCGAGATCGGCAAGATTCGCGACGGCGCGGCGACGCTGCACCGCTGGCTGAGCTAGCCGACCTTGACCTGCGACGTCTCGGACTCGGAGGCGCCGGTCGAGCGCTGGTTGGCGGCCTGACGCCGCTCGGCCACCACGTCCCGGATCCGCCGCTGCATCTGCCGGCGGAGTTTAATCATCTCGTTTCGGGTCATCACGGTCGTCCCCTCCCCGTTCCGTGGATACCCAGTATGTGTTAGGTATGACGCCTGTCGCGCTGGTTTGGTTGCATCCCTTAGTACGAGTCCCAGACCACTACGGTTGATTCCATGAACCACATAAACCGTGGCCGCATTCCTGGTCCGGAGCGTCATCGGGGGCAGTCACACTGCGTCGTGAGGCGATCCCGCGGAGTACCGCCGATGAGCGGCTCCTCGACTCACGCCAGCGTGCCGAGTGGAAAACGAAGGACGCGTGGCGTGCGTTGCGGATCCTGTCCGAGTTTGTCGAGGGGTTCGACACGCTCGCCGATCTGCCGCCCGCGGTCAGCGTCTTCGGCTCGGCTCGCAGCAAGCCGGACAGCCCCGAGTGCGAGATGGCCCAGCGGCTGGGCGCGGCACTGGCCCGCGCCGGATACGCGGTGATCACCGGCGGGGGCCGGGCGTGATGGAGGCGGCCAACCGGGGTGCCAACGAGGCCGGCGGGCTCTCCGTGGGGCTGGGCATAGAGCTGCCGTTCGAGCAGGGCATCAACGAGTGGGTCGACATGGGCATCGACTTCCGGTACTTCTTCGCCCGGAAGACGATGTTCGTGAAGTACGCGCAGGCGTTCGTCGTGCTGCCCGGCGGCTTCGGCACCATGGACGAGCTGTTCGAGGCGCTCACGCTGGTGCAGACCGGCAAGGTGACCCGCTTCCCCGTGGTGCTGATGGGCTCGGCGTACTGGAGCGGCCTTCTCGACTGGCTGCGCGGCACAATGGAGGCGGAGAGCAAGATCGGCCCGGCCGACCTCGACCTGATGTGCGTGACCGACGACGTCGACGACGCCGTGCGGTACATCGTCGAAGCCGAGGCCGCGCTCGCCGCCGAGCAGGAGGCCCTCAAGGAGACCGCGGCCGCCCAGGCGGAGGCGGCCGAGCAGGCGAGGGAGTGACGTGGCCGCGATCTGTGTCTTCTGCGCCTCGTCCCGGCACCTGGAGCAGCGGTGGCTCGACCTCGCCGACGCCACCGGGCGGGAGATCGCCCGGCGCGGCCACACGCTGGTCTCCGGCGGCGGCTGCGTCGGGATGATGGGCGCCGTGGCCGACGGTGCCCGGGCCGGCGGGGCGTACACGGTGGGTGTGATCCCGCAGGCGCTGGTCGACCGCGAGATCGCGGACACGGCCTCCGACGAGCTGGTGGTCACCGACGGCATGCTCAGCCGCAAGGGGCTGATGATCGAAAAGTCGGACGCGTTCCTCACCCTCCCGGGTGGACTTGGCACGCTGGACGAACTCTTCGAGGTCCTGACCACGGCGATGCTCGACCAGCACCGCAAGCCGGTCGCGATCGTCAACCAAAACGGGTTCTACACCGGGCTTGTCGAGTGGTTGCGCGGCCTGGCCAGCACGTCCTTCGTACGCCAGGAAGCGCTCGACCTGCTGATCGTCGCCGACACGGTGCCCGCCGCGCTGGACGCGATCGAGGACCGCCTGGAATAACGCCTGACTCCCCTCTGACCGCTGGTCCTCGCGTCGCGGACCCGCGACGCGAGGACCAGCGGCGAAAATATCGTACGGCCGTGGTTCGATGGGCGGCGTGCAGGCGTACCGGTTGGTCCGCCGCCCGGCCGAGGCCGTGCCGGAGCGGCTCGCAGATCCCTTGCAAGGGCATGTCGTCGGACACACCGATGGGCCGCTCCTCGTGGTGGGCGGGCCCGGCACCGGCAAGACCCGCACGCTCGTCGAGGCGGTCGCGGCCCGCGTCGAGGAGGGCACCGACCCCGAGCGGATCCTGGTCCTGACGTTCGGCCGCCGGTCGGCCACGTCGCTGCGCGAGCGCATCGAAGCCCGCGTCGCTGG
The window above is part of the Phytohabitans houttuyneae genome. Proteins encoded here:
- a CDS encoding TIGR00730 family Rossman fold protein gives rise to the protein MAAICVFCASSRHLEQRWLDLADATGREIARRGHTLVSGGGCVGMMGAVADGARAGGAYTVGVIPQALVDREIADTASDELVVTDGMLSRKGLMIEKSDAFLTLPGGLGTLDELFEVLTTAMLDQHRKPVAIVNQNGFYTGLVEWLRGLASTSFVRQEALDLLIVADTVPAALDAIEDRLE
- the dapE gene encoding succinyl-diaminopimelate desuccinylase encodes the protein MANPLTPDVMSDPVALTRALVDIESVSLHEKEIADCVEEVLRAAPHLSVQRYGNTVMARTDLGRSQRVVLAGHLDTVPLNDNFPASIQGDLIYGCGTADMKSGVAFALHLAVSVPEPRFDVTYFFYEAEEVDSQYNGLTLVAAAHPEWLTADFAVLLEPTYGVVEAGCQGTLRAIVRTAGRRAHSARSWRGINAIHAAGEVLRRLEAYEPRTVPIDGCTYREGLNAVRIRGGVAGNVVPDLCEIEVNYRFAPDRSEAEALAHVREVFDGFELEVVDSSGGALPGLSAPAAREFLAAVGEAPVAKLGWTDVARFAALGIPALNFGPGDPNLAHAPDEHVEIGKIRDGAATLHRWLS